The genomic region GCACCAAGCCTGAGTGGCAACGCTTCGCTCTGTGCCATGTACTGCAATGAGTTGTTGCAGCGGCTGTTACCTGAGCACGATGCCCACCTTAGTGTGTTTGAGGCGTATCAGCAGACACTGGAGCGCCTGGCCAATGACGCGTCTCCCGATCCGGCTTTGCGCCAATTTGAATGGCACTTACTCAATGATTTGGGCTATGCGATTGACTGTCTCAGCACTCGTGATGGTGCACCTGTCATGGCAGAACAGCATTATCGCGTTCACGAAGATGGTGTTACCTTGGCCGCCAGCCGTGACAACACCTGTTTTTCCGGTCAAGCTTTGCTCGCCATCGCCAATGAACAATGGCAGCAGGCAGCACTGGAAATCAAACAGATATTTCGTCAATTGCTGGCCAACCATCTCGGTGACAAACCGCTACAATCACGGGAGTTGTGGCTGGCAAAAATTCGTTTGCAAACGATGATTGACCACAACGATGAATTTTCCGAGCGAGAACAAGGAGAAGCCGAACGATGATCACGACCAGCCATAAAGGCCCGTGTTTGTTGGGCATCAATATCGACCATATTGCCACCGTACGTAATGCTCGCGGTTCACGTTACCCCGAGCCGGTGCAGGCGGCGCTGCTTGCCGAGCAGGCCGGTGCCGATGGTATTACCGTGCATTTGCGCGAAGACCGCCGCCATATTCGCGACCGCGACGTCTTTGTGCTGAAAGAAACCATTGGCACTCGCCTGAATCTTGAAATGGCGGTGACCGATGAAATGCTTGAGATTGCCAAGAAAGTAAAGCCGACCTATTGCTGTCTGGTTCCGGAAAAACGCCAAGAATTGACCACTGAGGGCGGCCTCGATATTCGCGGCAATGAGGCCGCGATCAAAGCCGCCTGCGAAACCTTGGCTGAAAACGACATTCTGGTTTCGTTGTTCATCGATCCGGATGAGCAGCAAATCGATGCGGTGTTGCGTTGTGGTGCGCCGTACATCGAGTTGCATACCGGCCGCTACGCCGAGAGTGAAGGCGAAACGCAAAAGCAGGAGTTGCAGCGCATCGCCAGTGCTGCCAAGTACGCGGCGCGTCGTGGTTTGATCGTCAACGCCGGTCACGGTTTGCACTACCATAATGTGCAGGCGATAGCGCGCATTCCTGAGCTCTACGAACTGAATATTGGTCACGCCATTGTGGCGCGGGCGCTGTTCGTTGGTTTGGAGAATGCCGTCAGTGAAATGAAGCGTTTGATGGTGGAGGCTCGCCCATGGCCGTTGTCGGCATCGGCTCCGATCTCGTTGTCATAAAGCGAATCGAAGAAGTGTTGAGCCGGCACGGGGATCGATTCACCGAGCGGGTGTTGCACGAAAATGAATTGAAGATTTTTATGCGCCATCAACACCAAGCGCGCTTCCTTGCCAAGCGATTTGCCGCGAAAGAAGCCGTTTCAAAAGCGCTGGGCACCGGTATTGCCGAAGGCGTCAATCTGGCGGATATTGAAGTACGCAATGACGAACTCGGTAAGCCTGTCGTTGTGCTGCATGGCGGTGCATTAAAACGATTGCATGATATGGGCGCGCAGTATTGTCATTTGACGATTAGCGATGAGCGCGAACATGCCTTGGCATTCGCTGTGCTGGATTAGCAAACAAAAAGCCCGCTGAAGCGGGCTTTCGTTTTATTAATTTCAACTCCGCTTTTTTCGACGAGTCATCAGCGTTAGTAAAAGCAGCATTGACGCGACAGCAGACCAGCTTCCGCCGCCACCACCTCCGCCGCTACTCGGTGGGGGACTGACGCTGGCTTTGTTTACGGTAACGTTGACGGTGTCGGTTGCGCTGAGACCATCATTGTCAACGACGGTAAGGGTAAAGGTAATGACGGTACCGCTGCTGTTGACGGTTGGCGCGGTGAACGAAACGTTGGGGCCAGCACTTGGACTCAGCGTGATGGTGCCGCTGAAATTATTGGCCCAGGTGTAACTGACTATCGTGCCGTCCGCATCGGTGCCAGTACCGCGCAGTTGCACCGTTGCCCCTTCGTTGACGACTTGATCGGTTCCAGCGTTGGCGGTTGGTAATTGGTTGTTACCGTTGATCGTAATGCTGACATCAGCATCCGATTTTTCTCCGACGTTATCGGTAGCAGTGAAGCGTAGCACGATGGTATCGGTCGTGGTGACGGCTGGAGCGGTAAAACCGCTAGTCAATCCACTGGTTGAGGTCAACGTTACCGGCTGGCCACCAACCTGCTTCCATTCGGTGCTGGCGATGGTGCCATCGCTATCCGCTGCTGTGGAGCTTACTGAAACGGTAGCACCTTCCGTGACGGATTGATTGCCACTGACGGTAACGTTTGGTTTGTTTGTCGGTGTCCAGGTGTAGCTTTCCTGAGCATTGGGGTTCTGGTCGCTAGCGATATCCGGCGAAATGGCATTGATGCCCAATCCTCGACGAGCGAAAGCGTTGCGGAACAACGTGCGGTCATCTGTATCGGGAATAGCCGCAAGCAAGGCATCACGTGCTTGTGTGAACGTGGGGCTATTGACGCCGATCGCTTTCATTCCCGCAACCAAATAGGTTTTCATACGCGTATGGCCTTCAGCAAAGCCACGCGTGCGGAGCAAATCAGCGTACCCCTCCCACAACATCGAACACCAGACTTCGCCCGTTGCATGCACTTGCGCATTGTCAGTGCCACCAGCGCCAAAGCGTGGATTGTTTTCAAGCGGTAGTAACTGACCGTTGGAAATATGGCGGAAGGTCAGCGCATTCTTGTTGAAGTCAGTGGAGTAGGGCAGGCGACGAATGCCGTAGTACGTATTGCTGCCGGAATAGCTGGAGAATCCGTATACACCGTTATAGTTGCTGAGTGCATCTTCCGGACGTACGGTCATCAACAGCGCAATAAAATCCGACCAGCCTTCATCCATGCCATTGGATTGCTGAGCATTACCAATACTGATCAAGCGATTGTTCAGGTAATGGCCCCATTCGTGGGCGACCAACGCCAAGTCGAAGCTACCGTCAACATCGCCACCGGTGATTCGGCTCAGCGTGGCGTTAACCGTAGCGGAGGTCATTGCCGTTTTGATCGCATCGCCATCGGCCTTGCTGACGATCAGCGAACCAATTGTTGGATTGATGGTGACACCATCAGGGCGGCCCATGGTCAACACGCCAGGACTATGGTTGGCGACCAGCACCGCGATCGCTCCCGCGCTTTCGGCACGCGCCACCTTGTCGATAAAGTTACAGTTGCCGCGGTCAACCAACGCGATTTTTCCTGTCAGTTCCGCGGCGTTGGTGAGGTCTTCGCAACCGTCTGTCAGGCTGGTGCCGGCATTGTCACGCATCAACACCAATTGACCTGTGGTGTTGAAATTGACCGGACCAAAATCGGCGCGACCGGTGACATAGCTCGTGTTGCCGACTTGCACGGAATGCGTTGACGGGCCATCCCAGAGGAAAATCTGCATTCTGGGTGAGGTTCCCTCAAAACCGGCGGACATGTTTGCGTTATTTCGCCCATCGTAATCCTGTACTTCAATCAGTATCGGATCTCCGCCAACGCCGCCTCGACCATAATTATCTTGTTGAGCATTTTCGTCGTTTTCTCGGAAGCCTGCGTTGTAAAACATATCGTGCAGCCAGTTGACCACAAAGAAAGCGTTGACCATTGCGGCGTTCTGATTATTTGTTGCAGTTGGTGCTTGGCTGCTGTTCAGTGAATAATCAAATGTTCTGGTTGCTGAAGAACTTACGCGACGATCACTCCCGCCATTAAATCCATTTGGTTCAACCAAATCCAAATAGACGTCGGCATTGTTGCCGGTTAGTGTTGTAGCCGTATCCGGTAGCCATGGATCACCCGTAAAAATTCCGGCGTGCTCAATCTGGACTAGGTTTGCAGGAACTGAGCTTGGCAACGTATTGTCCGGTGTGCCGGTCGGATGCGGCGAATGCGCGGTACCGAACGGTGAATCAAATGGTCGAAACTCTCCGTTGCTATCAGCGTAAACGCGATAATTGAATGCAACATCCTTGGTTAGCGAATGCTTGCTCAGTACTTCGCCCTGTTCACTGACGATAATCGCCCACAACTGATTGCGCCGGCCAGGTTGCCAGTATTCCAGTTTCCAGGCCGGTAGCAATTGATCATGATGTAATTGGTAAACCGGAAATGCGCGCGTCGGTAGCTGTTTGGTATTCACGGATTTGAACAGGTAGGCGCCTGCTTCGTCTTGCTCGCTGAACTGCCAGTCCACAACATTCAGATCCAAATGTTGTTCGGCCAATGAAATCGAGGTTTTGGCGAGGCTCCGGCTTTTGCTGTGCGTGGATGCAGGCGTTTGCTGACTCAAATAACCACTGAGCGCGGTGACTTTACCATTGCGATCAGCGATAACTTTCAACGCCACATTGTCAATTGGCACGCCGTCATAATGCTGACGCCAAGTCAGAATGGACAGCGTTTTACTGACATCTGCTTTTTCCAGTATGGCTGCTTGCTGTGCCTGCACGCCGAGCTTGTAAATCGGGGCAATCATCGGCAGCAGATTGTCTGCAGCCTGCTGCCACTGTTGCCCGCTTTTGCTGACGTACAGGCCGGGCAACTGCAGGTTCGGCGCCGTGACAAACGTCGGTATCTCGCCATTGGAATGCCATTCCACCCGCTCAGCATCAATACCCGCCACGCTCGCTGCTATCGCGTTCAGCGAAAGCAACGACGAGGTGAACAGGGTGGCGATCAAAGTCTTGTTGTTCTGTTTTAACTGCATGATCTTCTCCGTATGGCTTGGCAGGTGGTGCTGCCACTTTTTATGTTGGGCTATGCCTGCATGGTCAGAATATCGGCGACACAGGCGGTTATTTTCTTGACCATCGGCAGGTGTAGAAATTCATTCGGCCCGTGGGCGTTTGAATGCGGTCCCAACACGCCGGTCACGACAAACTGTGCTTCGGGCAGGCTGTCGGATAAAAAGCGCATGAACGGGATGGTGCCGCCGCAACCATAATGAATAGCCGGTTTGCCGAAATAGGTCTGCGATACCTGTTGCAATTCGCGGTTGGTTTTGGCGGTAAAGGCTGGCGCATTCCATCCAGAGTCGGCTGAGCCAATATCAAACGAGACTTTCGCGCCATAAGGCGGGTCTTTTTCCAGCAGCACTTTCAGCTGCGCGGCACATT from Permianibacter aggregans harbors:
- the pdxJ gene encoding pyridoxine 5'-phosphate synthase, coding for MITTSHKGPCLLGINIDHIATVRNARGSRYPEPVQAALLAEQAGADGITVHLREDRRHIRDRDVFVLKETIGTRLNLEMAVTDEMLEIAKKVKPTYCCLVPEKRQELTTEGGLDIRGNEAAIKAACETLAENDILVSLFIDPDEQQIDAVLRCGAPYIELHTGRYAESEGETQKQELQRIASAAKYAARRGLIVNAGHGLHYHNVQAIARIPELYELNIGHAIVARALFVGLENAVSEMKRLMVEARPWPLSASAPISLS
- a CDS encoding M36 family metallopeptidase, producing the protein MQLKQNNKTLIATLFTSSLLSLNAIAASVAGIDAERVEWHSNGEIPTFVTAPNLQLPGLYVSKSGQQWQQAADNLLPMIAPIYKLGVQAQQAAILEKADVSKTLSILTWRQHYDGVPIDNVALKVIADRNGKVTALSGYLSQQTPASTHSKSRSLAKTSISLAEQHLDLNVVDWQFSEQDEAGAYLFKSVNTKQLPTRAFPVYQLHHDQLLPAWKLEYWQPGRRNQLWAIIVSEQGEVLSKHSLTKDVAFNYRVYADSNGEFRPFDSPFGTAHSPHPTGTPDNTLPSSVPANLVQIEHAGIFTGDPWLPDTATTLTGNNADVYLDLVEPNGFNGGSDRRVSSSATRTFDYSLNSSQAPTATNNQNAAMVNAFFVVNWLHDMFYNAGFRENDENAQQDNYGRGGVGGDPILIEVQDYDGRNNANMSAGFEGTSPRMQIFLWDGPSTHSVQVGNTSYVTGRADFGPVNFNTTGQLVLMRDNAGTSLTDGCEDLTNAAELTGKIALVDRGNCNFIDKVARAESAGAIAVLVANHSPGVLTMGRPDGVTINPTIGSLIVSKADGDAIKTAMTSATVNATLSRITGGDVDGSFDLALVAHEWGHYLNNRLISIGNAQQSNGMDEGWSDFIALLMTVRPEDALSNYNGVYGFSSYSGSNTYYGIRRLPYSTDFNKNALTFRHISNGQLLPLENNPRFGAGGTDNAQVHATGEVWCSMLWEGYADLLRTRGFAEGHTRMKTYLVAGMKAIGVNSPTFTQARDALLAAIPDTDDRTLFRNAFARRGLGINAISPDIASDQNPNAQESYTWTPTNKPNVTVSGNQSVTEGATVSVSSTAADSDGTIASTEWKQVGGQPVTLTSTSGLTSGFTAPAVTTTDTIVLRFTATDNVGEKSDADVSITINGNNQLPTANAGTDQVVNEGATVQLRGTGTDADGTIVSYTWANNFSGTITLSPSAGPNVSFTAPTVNSSGTVITFTLTVVDNDGLSATDTVNVTVNKASVSPPPSSGGGGGGGSWSAVASMLLLLTLMTRRKKRS
- the acpS gene encoding holo-ACP synthase, with the translated sequence MAVVGIGSDLVVIKRIEEVLSRHGDRFTERVLHENELKIFMRHQHQARFLAKRFAAKEAVSKALGTGIAEGVNLADIEVRNDELGKPVVVLHGGALKRLHDMGAQYCHLTISDEREHALAFAVLD
- the recO gene encoding DNA repair protein RecO — encoded protein: MNVTLNAFVLHSRPWKESSLLLDVFSAELGNLRVAARGVKGKKRSPLAGLLQPFQLLSLSVNRSHDYYYLQQADLQIPAPSLSGNASLCAMYCNELLQRLLPEHDAHLSVFEAYQQTLERLANDASPDPALRQFEWHLLNDLGYAIDCLSTRDGAPVMAEQHYRVHEDGVTLAASRDNTCFSGQALLAIANEQWQQAALEIKQIFRQLLANHLGDKPLQSRELWLAKIRLQTMIDHNDEFSEREQGEAER